One window from the genome of Salisaeta longa DSM 21114 encodes:
- a CDS encoding MBL fold metallo-hydrolase, producing MTIRSFTFNPFATNCYVCHDADGRAALIDPSCATPAECETVLQYFHDNDLSMEALLLTHAHIDHIFGCHFFEERFGQRFQMHAAARPFIARATEQAQAFGVNITPPAVPETFLSEGDQVAVGALTFDVLHTPGHSPDSICFVARDAQEAFTGDVLFQGSIGRTEGLPQTSLPQLMQSIRTKVLPLGDAMTIHPGHGPSTTVGHERAHNPFLQEDFAA from the coding sequence ATGACGATCCGCTCGTTCACCTTTAATCCGTTTGCTACCAACTGCTACGTGTGCCACGATGCCGACGGCCGCGCTGCGCTCATCGATCCGAGCTGCGCGACGCCCGCGGAATGCGAGACGGTGCTGCAATACTTCCACGACAACGACCTGTCGATGGAGGCGCTGCTGCTGACGCATGCCCACATCGACCACATCTTTGGCTGCCACTTCTTTGAGGAGCGCTTCGGGCAGCGCTTTCAGATGCACGCCGCCGCCCGCCCGTTTATTGCGCGGGCCACGGAGCAAGCCCAGGCGTTTGGGGTGAACATCACGCCGCCGGCCGTGCCCGAGACGTTCCTGTCGGAGGGCGATCAGGTAGCGGTGGGCGCGCTCACGTTTGACGTGCTGCATACGCCCGGCCACTCGCCCGACTCGATCTGCTTTGTGGCGCGCGACGCCCAGGAGGCCTTCACCGGCGATGTCCTCTTTCAGGGCTCTATCGGGCGCACGGAGGGCCTGCCCCAAACCTCGCTGCCGCAGCTCATGCAATCCATTCGCACCAAGGTGCTGCCGCTCGGCGACGCGATGACGATCCACCCGGGCCACGGCCCCTCGACCACCGTGGGCCACGAGCGGGCCCACAACCCGTTCTTGCAAGAAGATTTTGCCGCGTAG
- a CDS encoding MATE family efflux transporter, with the protein MHALSLRHSHDRAIFDLAVPALAGLAAGPLVTLVDTAFVGQLGPVALGALGINASLFSMTFVIFNFLAYGTTPRVGRALGEGDRAEAGRVVLRALVLALGAGAVALAALQLLARPLLALMGAGERLMEPALTYLRIRACAGPAVLLITAGNGAFRGYQDTRTPMAITVGFNLINLVLDPLLIFGLGWGLAGAALATAGAQWTGALIFWWLLLNTRREALGIPHTWPSLRSLWPFLKIGRDLFLRTAALIGTMTLATAVAARIGVTAVAAHQVAAQLWLFLALVVDALAVAGQALVSKHVGRGDVAAARSVGNRLLVWGLVVGCGLGVGFALLQPVLPAFFTEDPATIALVLTVFPFVAALQPLNGLVFVADGLYMGAERFGYLAKAMLASTAVAAAVLLLTRPLGWGLAGVWWGLTALMLVRAGTLAVPYVRRRVFAPVAS; encoded by the coding sequence ATGCACGCGCTTTCGCTTCGCCATTCGCACGACCGCGCCATCTTTGATCTGGCCGTACCGGCGCTCGCGGGCCTCGCCGCGGGGCCGCTGGTTACGCTCGTTGACACGGCCTTCGTGGGGCAGCTCGGACCGGTGGCCCTGGGCGCGCTGGGCATCAACGCGTCGCTCTTTTCGATGACGTTCGTCATCTTCAACTTTCTGGCGTACGGCACCACACCCCGCGTGGGCCGCGCGCTGGGAGAGGGCGACCGCGCAGAAGCCGGCCGGGTGGTGCTCCGCGCCCTCGTGCTGGCGCTGGGCGCCGGGGCCGTCGCGCTTGCCGCACTGCAGCTGCTGGCGCGTCCGCTGCTCGCCCTGATGGGCGCCGGCGAGCGGCTCATGGAACCGGCCCTCACCTACCTGCGCATCCGGGCCTGCGCGGGCCCCGCCGTGCTCCTCATCACGGCCGGCAACGGGGCCTTTCGGGGCTACCAAGACACCCGCACGCCCATGGCCATCACCGTGGGCTTCAACCTGATCAACCTGGTGCTCGACCCCCTGCTGATCTTCGGCCTGGGTTGGGGCCTGGCGGGCGCGGCCCTCGCCACCGCCGGGGCGCAGTGGACCGGCGCCCTCATCTTCTGGTGGCTCTTGCTCAACACGCGCCGCGAGGCGCTCGGCATCCCGCATACGTGGCCGTCGCTGCGCAGCCTGTGGCCGTTCCTCAAGATTGGGCGCGACCTGTTTCTGCGCACCGCCGCGCTCATTGGTACCATGACGCTGGCCACCGCCGTGGCGGCGCGCATTGGCGTTACGGCCGTGGCGGCGCATCAGGTGGCGGCGCAGCTGTGGCTGTTCCTGGCGCTCGTGGTGGATGCCCTCGCGGTGGCCGGGCAGGCGCTCGTCTCAAAGCACGTGGGCCGCGGCGACGTGGCGGCCGCGCGGTCGGTGGGCAATCGCCTGCTGGTGTGGGGGCTGGTGGTGGGCTGCGGACTGGGCGTGGGCTTCGCGCTGCTTCAGCCCGTCTTGCCGGCGTTCTTTACGGAAGACCCTGCGACGATCGCGCTGGTGCTCACCGTCTTCCCCTTTGTGGCCGCGCTGCAACCGCTCAACGGCCTCGTGTTCGTGGCCGATGGACTCTACATGGGCGCCGAGCGCTTTGGCTACCTGGCCAAGGCCATGCTGGCATCGACGGCGGTGGCGGCGGCCGTGCTCCTGCTCACGCGCCCCCTGGGCTGGGGCCTCGCGGGCGTGTGGTGGGGGCTAACCGCGCTGATGCTTGTGCGCGCCGGGACGCTGGCCGTGCCCTATGTGCGCCGCCGCGTGTTTGCGCCCGTCGCTTCCTGA
- the queG gene encoding tRNA epoxyqueuosine(34) reductase QueG: MPGYDRNAKTRLTQALKAEARRLGFDACGVAEAEFLDPEAFRLEEWLLEGRQGTMHWMSRYFDKRTDPTQLVPGAQSVVCVLHNYYQPVDPSPDPDVGKISRYAWGDDYHTVMKEKLYRLYQWLDQEVGGAGGRVFVDSAPVMDKAWARRSGLGWQGKHANILNRKLGSFFFLGELIVDVPLVADDRVPDFCGSCTRCIDACPTDAIYEPYAVDATRCISYLTIEHGPGHIPEDIAADMHNWIFGCDVCQDVCPWNKFKQPTQEPRYAPRAGVRNTSLREWTEVTLDEFRERFAHSPVERATYAGFQRHVRRALRHAPPATPSDS; encoded by the coding sequence ATGCCCGGATACGACCGCAACGCCAAGACCCGCCTGACCCAAGCGTTGAAAGCTGAGGCCCGCCGCCTCGGGTTTGATGCCTGCGGCGTGGCCGAAGCCGAGTTTTTGGACCCCGAGGCGTTTCGGCTGGAGGAGTGGCTCCTGGAGGGCCGTCAGGGCACCATGCACTGGATGAGCCGCTACTTCGACAAGCGCACCGACCCCACGCAGCTCGTGCCCGGCGCGCAGTCGGTGGTGTGCGTGCTGCACAACTACTACCAGCCGGTCGACCCGTCGCCGGACCCGGACGTCGGCAAGATCAGCCGGTACGCCTGGGGCGACGACTACCACACGGTCATGAAGGAGAAGCTGTATCGCCTGTACCAGTGGCTCGACCAAGAAGTGGGCGGCGCCGGCGGGCGCGTGTTTGTCGACTCGGCGCCCGTGATGGACAAGGCCTGGGCGCGCCGCAGCGGCCTGGGCTGGCAGGGCAAGCACGCCAACATCCTCAACCGCAAGCTCGGGTCGTTCTTCTTCCTGGGCGAGCTCATCGTCGATGTGCCCCTTGTGGCCGACGACCGCGTCCCCGACTTCTGCGGCAGCTGCACGCGCTGCATCGATGCCTGCCCCACGGATGCCATCTACGAGCCGTATGCCGTCGACGCCACGCGGTGCATCTCGTACCTCACCATCGAGCACGGCCCCGGGCACATCCCCGAGGACATTGCAGCCGACATGCACAACTGGATTTTTGGCTGCGACGTGTGCCAGGACGTGTGTCCGTGGAACAAGTTTAAGCAACCCACGCAAGAGCCGCGCTATGCGCCCCGTGCGGGGGTGCGCAACACGTCGCTGCGGGAATGGACAGAGGTTACGCTGGACGAATTCCGCGAGCGCTTTGCCCACAGTCCGGTAGAGCGGGCCACGTATGCGGGCTTTCAGCGGCACGTGCGGCGCGCGCTGCGGCACGCCCCGCCGGCTACGCCATCAGATAGTTGA
- a CDS encoding bifunctional acetate--CoA ligase family protein/GNAT family N-acetyltransferase produces MSRAESTPVDPSYDLIASRRQPLDAIFSPKNVAVIGASETPGSVGRTLLWNLISNPFGGTVVPVNPKRDSVLGVQAADRIGDVSVPVDLAVIATPAPTVPGIVEECAAAGVGGIVIISAGFREVSEAGAALEQEILEHARAAGIRVVGPNCLGVMRPPNGLNATFAGGMAQPGNVAFISQSGALLTSILDWSQRENVGFSAFVSIGSMLDVDWGDLIYYLGDDPQTEAIVLYMESIGNARSFLSAARDVAQSKPIIVIKAGRTEAAAEAAASHTGTLAGSDAVLDAAFRRTGVLRVDRINDLFYMAEVLGKQPRPEGPNLTILTNAGGPGVLATDALIGGGGALTPLSDDVIARFDEVLPPAWSHSNPVDILGDADPERYGQALEIAANDDASDGLLVVLTPQAMTEPTKTAEHLRPYARGRNKPILASWMGGTAVASGENILNDAGLPTFAYPDTAARVFNNMWRYSYNLRALYETPSLPEDAEGLPDRAAATALLDTARDAGRTLLTEHESKQLLRAYGLPATDSRVATTAADAVDAAESIGYPVVVKLHSTSITHKTDVGGVKLNLGTPEAVRSAFAAIEEAVPADGFDGVSVQPMVDTDGYELIVGSSLDRQFGPVLLFGTGGSLVEVFKDRALGLPPLNTTLARRMMEQTDIYEALQGVRGRAAVDLDALEKLMVRFSQLVVEQPRIKELDINPLLAAPGGDLVALDARVVLHDPETPADDLPTPAIRPYPRQYVGTHTIRNGEDVTIRPIRPEDEPKLVAFHEKLSERSVYLRYASLMKIEQRVAHERLSRICFIDYDREMALVAERHNPETDTDEIIGVGRLTQQPGRNEAEFAMLVIDDYQREGIGTELLRRLVEVGRNEGLDRITADILRQNRAMQHVCEKLDFRILHSSDPADDMVKAVRTL; encoded by the coding sequence ATGAGCCGTGCCGAGTCTACCCCCGTCGATCCGTCGTACGACCTGATCGCATCGCGCCGCCAGCCGCTCGATGCCATCTTCTCGCCCAAGAACGTCGCCGTCATTGGCGCCAGCGAAACGCCCGGCAGCGTGGGGCGCACCCTGCTCTGGAACCTGATCAGCAACCCGTTTGGCGGCACGGTGGTGCCGGTCAACCCGAAGCGCGACAGCGTGCTGGGCGTGCAGGCGGCCGATCGGATCGGTGACGTGTCGGTGCCGGTGGACCTGGCCGTCATTGCCACGCCGGCGCCTACCGTGCCGGGCATCGTGGAGGAGTGCGCCGCGGCGGGCGTGGGCGGCATCGTCATCATCTCCGCCGGATTCCGCGAGGTGAGCGAGGCGGGCGCTGCGCTGGAGCAAGAGATTCTGGAGCATGCGCGCGCGGCGGGCATCCGCGTGGTGGGGCCCAACTGCCTGGGGGTGATGCGGCCGCCGAACGGGCTCAACGCCACCTTTGCCGGCGGCATGGCCCAGCCCGGCAACGTGGCATTCATCAGCCAGAGCGGCGCGCTGCTCACGTCCATTTTGGACTGGAGCCAGCGCGAGAACGTGGGCTTTAGCGCGTTTGTGTCGATCGGCTCGATGCTGGATGTGGATTGGGGCGACCTGATTTACTACCTGGGCGACGATCCGCAGACCGAAGCCATCGTGCTGTACATGGAGTCGATTGGCAACGCGCGGTCGTTTTTATCCGCGGCCCGCGACGTGGCGCAGTCGAAGCCTATCATCGTGATCAAGGCCGGCCGCACCGAGGCCGCGGCCGAGGCTGCGGCTTCGCATACCGGCACGCTGGCCGGCTCCGATGCGGTGCTCGACGCGGCCTTCCGACGCACGGGCGTGCTGCGCGTGGACCGCATCAACGACCTCTTTTACATGGCCGAGGTGCTTGGCAAGCAGCCGCGCCCCGAGGGGCCCAACCTCACCATTCTCACCAACGCCGGCGGGCCGGGCGTGCTGGCCACCGATGCCCTCATTGGGGGCGGCGGGGCGCTCACGCCGCTTTCCGACGATGTCATTGCACGGTTCGACGAGGTGCTGCCGCCCGCGTGGAGCCACAGCAACCCCGTAGACATCCTGGGCGATGCCGACCCGGAGCGCTACGGGCAGGCGCTGGAGATTGCCGCAAATGACGATGCGAGCGACGGTCTGCTCGTGGTGCTTACGCCACAGGCCATGACCGAGCCCACCAAGACGGCCGAGCACCTGCGGCCATACGCGCGCGGCCGAAATAAGCCGATCCTGGCCAGCTGGATGGGCGGCACCGCGGTAGCCTCGGGCGAAAACATCCTCAACGATGCCGGATTGCCGACGTTTGCGTATCCGGATACCGCCGCGCGGGTCTTCAACAACATGTGGCGCTACAGCTACAACCTGCGCGCCCTGTACGAAACGCCGAGCCTGCCGGAGGATGCTGAAGGATTGCCCGACCGTGCGGCCGCAACAGCGCTGCTTGACACGGCGCGCGACGCGGGGCGCACGCTGCTCACCGAGCACGAGTCGAAGCAGCTGCTGCGCGCCTACGGCCTGCCCGCCACCGACTCGCGGGTTGCCACCACCGCCGCCGACGCCGTGGACGCCGCCGAGTCCATCGGCTACCCGGTGGTCGTGAAGCTGCACTCCACCTCCATCACGCACAAGACCGATGTGGGCGGCGTGAAGCTCAACCTGGGCACGCCCGAGGCGGTGCGAAGCGCCTTTGCAGCCATTGAAGAGGCCGTGCCGGCCGACGGCTTCGACGGCGTTTCGGTGCAGCCGATGGTGGACACCGACGGCTACGAGCTGATTGTGGGCAGCAGCCTCGACCGGCAGTTTGGTCCGGTCTTGCTGTTTGGCACCGGCGGATCGCTCGTGGAGGTCTTCAAGGATCGCGCGCTGGGCCTGCCGCCGCTCAACACCACGCTGGCCCGCCGCATGATGGAGCAGACGGACATCTACGAGGCGCTGCAGGGCGTGCGCGGGCGCGCCGCGGTCGATCTGGATGCCCTGGAGAAGCTGATGGTGCGCTTCAGTCAGCTGGTGGTGGAGCAGCCCCGCATCAAGGAGCTCGACATCAACCCGTTGCTCGCGGCCCCCGGGGGCGACCTGGTCGCGCTCGATGCCCGCGTGGTGCTCCACGACCCGGAGACGCCGGCCGACGATCTGCCCACGCCCGCCATCCGCCCCTACCCGCGGCAGTACGTGGGCACGCACACCATCCGCAACGGCGAAGACGTCACCATTCGGCCCATTCGTCCGGAAGACGAGCCGAAGCTGGTGGCCTTCCATGAGAAGCTGTCGGAGCGCAGCGTGTACCTGCGCTACGCGAGCCTGATGAAGATTGAGCAGCGCGTGGCCCACGAGCGGCTCTCGCGCATCTGCTTCATCGACTACGACCGCGAGATGGCGCTCGTCGCCGAGCGGCACAACCCGGAGACCGATACCGACGAAATCATTGGCGTGGGCCGCCTCACGCAGCAGCCGGGCCGCAACGAGGCCGAGTTTGCCATGCTGGTCATCGACGATTACCAGCGCGAGGGCATTGGCACCGAGCTGCTGCGCCGCCTGGTGGAGGTGGGCCGCAACGAAGGGCTCGACCGCATCACCGCCGACATCCTGCGGCAAAACCGCGCCATGCAGCACGTGTGCGAGAAGCTCGACTTCCGCATCCTGCACAGCAGCGACCCTGCCGACGATATGGTGAAGGCCGTGCGGACGCTCTAG
- a CDS encoding ferredoxin: protein MADHPERTIHGVTVAIDRSLCIGSGNCVNLAPDVFEIADDNIVAFTDGAEAASTSASQLVEACAVCPVDALIATDDEGEQIVP, encoded by the coding sequence ATGGCTGATCACCCCGAGCGCACCATCCACGGCGTCACCGTGGCCATCGACCGTTCGCTCTGCATTGGATCGGGCAATTGCGTAAACCTTGCGCCCGACGTCTTCGAGATTGCCGACGACAACATTGTCGCGTTCACCGACGGCGCCGAAGCGGCGTCTACAAGCGCTAGCCAACTGGTGGAAGCCTGCGCGGTGTGTCCGGTCGACGCCCTCATTGCCACAGATGACGAAGGCGAGCAGATCGTCCCGTAA
- a CDS encoding OsmC family protein produces the protein MPTRTAEATWNGDLKSGTGHMTSQSGAVDDAFSFVTRFGDKDGTNPEELIGAAHAGCFSMAFSNMLAEAGYTPTSVHTTAHVHLDDESLSIDHIKLVTEAEVPGLDEETFQEHAQQAKAGCPVSKLYQGAEITLEATLKG, from the coding sequence ATGCCAACACGCACAGCAGAAGCGACCTGGAACGGCGATCTGAAATCCGGTACGGGCCACATGACGTCGCAGAGCGGCGCGGTAGACGATGCGTTTTCGTTTGTTACGCGCTTCGGCGATAAGGACGGCACCAACCCCGAGGAATTGATTGGAGCGGCGCACGCGGGCTGCTTCTCGATGGCCTTCTCCAACATGCTTGCGGAAGCCGGCTACACGCCCACGTCGGTGCATACCACCGCGCACGTTCATCTCGACGATGAGTCGCTTAGCATCGACCACATCAAGCTGGTGACGGAGGCCGAGGTGCCGGGCCTTGATGAGGAGACGTTTCAGGAGCACGCCCAGCAAGCCAAGGCCGGCTGCCCCGTCTCGAAGCTCTACCAGGGCGCCGAGATTACGCTGGAAGCGACCCTGAAGGGATAA
- a CDS encoding RDD family protein yields MGSLFSAHTTPAGRDPRDMITPYAFGVDPELLGTPLATPWKRLVALGIDFALAGLVAHLGGVLVGLAVAFVFFRIATRRRVDHPVKRWARGAAATVGALVLFGTALALVGPDTSDDPPPAAVEATQQPVEDEVAQVQHETANAQRIEGVVDSLEQAAKDGHLSTLEMLAVLPAALAAADQPAAADTLAARDSAQVAALLQRYARAYAAGDSAVVARLRPQVARIAAGEQLAALQSDLAASEARTKRVRNERDRLREELNTVGLWATLKATADDFGITFGWIGLYFTLFLAWWGGRTPGKRLMGLQVVRLSGQPLTLWHALERFGGYAAGVATGLIGFAQVFWDPNRQAIHDRVAGTVVIDTARPMMAYDPDDFRHGNVEASKERPTLG; encoded by the coding sequence ATGGGTTCCCTGTTTTCGGCGCACACCACACCCGCGGGCCGCGATCCCCGCGACATGATTACGCCGTATGCCTTCGGCGTCGATCCCGAGCTGCTGGGCACGCCGCTGGCCACGCCCTGGAAGCGCTTGGTGGCGCTGGGGATCGATTTTGCGCTGGCGGGGCTGGTGGCGCACCTGGGCGGTGTGCTGGTGGGCCTGGCCGTCGCGTTTGTCTTTTTCCGCATCGCCACGCGCCGCCGCGTCGATCATCCCGTGAAGCGCTGGGCGCGCGGCGCCGCCGCCACCGTGGGCGCGCTGGTGCTGTTTGGCACGGCGCTCGCGCTGGTGGGGCCCGATACGTCCGATGACCCGCCGCCGGCCGCGGTGGAAGCCACCCAACAGCCGGTCGAAGACGAGGTGGCACAGGTCCAACACGAAACAGCCAACGCGCAGCGGATCGAAGGCGTGGTGGATAGTTTGGAGCAGGCCGCAAAAGACGGTCACTTGTCGACGCTTGAGATGCTCGCCGTGCTGCCGGCTGCTCTGGCGGCTGCGGACCAGCCGGCGGCCGCCGATACCCTCGCGGCCCGCGATTCGGCCCAGGTGGCGGCTCTCCTGCAACGCTACGCCCGCGCCTACGCCGCCGGTGATAGCGCGGTCGTCGCGCGCTTGCGTCCGCAGGTGGCCCGCATCGCCGCGGGCGAGCAACTGGCCGCCCTGCAGAGCGACCTGGCGGCATCTGAAGCGCGCACCAAGCGGGTCCGCAACGAGCGCGACCGCCTCCGTGAGGAGCTCAACACCGTGGGCTTGTGGGCCACGCTCAAGGCGACGGCCGACGATTTTGGCATCACGTTTGGATGGATCGGCCTCTACTTCACCCTTTTTCTGGCATGGTGGGGCGGGCGCACGCCTGGCAAGCGGCTGATGGGCCTGCAGGTGGTGCGCCTCAGCGGGCAGCCCCTTACGCTGTGGCACGCGCTGGAGCGCTTTGGAGGCTACGCGGCGGGCGTGGCCACCGGGCTGATTGGCTTTGCGCAGGTCTTTTGGGATCCGAACCGGCAGGCCATCCACGACCGGGTGGCGGGCACCGTGGTGATCGATACCGCCCGGCCGATGATGGCGTACGACCCCGACGATTTTCGTCACGGCAATGTTGAAGCCTCCAAGGAACGGCCCACCCTCGGGTAA
- a CDS encoding shikimate dehydrogenase — protein sequence MPPDGQTQVVLLLGHPVRHSQSPRIHNAAFVAQGINAVYVACEVDEGSLADAVRGMRALRCWGANVTIPHKQAVVPLMDEVSVEAEAVGAVNTIVRLPDGQLRGDNTDAAGFLDPLERRYGDALEGASALVLGAGGAARAVVYALLTRYAVRRCTIAARRAAQAEALREAMTLYDSSGGLRTTTFADAADAMPQHRLIVNATPVGMTPDTEARPVPAAGWASGHIAYDLVYTPRTTRFLRDADAAGADTVGGIEMLIGQAAAAYHQWTDRTMPLDVVRAALNASRS from the coding sequence ATGCCTCCCGACGGACAAACGCAGGTGGTGCTGCTCTTGGGCCACCCGGTGCGGCACTCCCAGTCGCCGCGCATTCACAACGCGGCCTTCGTGGCCCAGGGCATCAACGCGGTGTACGTGGCGTGCGAAGTAGACGAGGGGAGCTTGGCCGATGCCGTGCGGGGGATGCGCGCGCTGCGGTGTTGGGGCGCCAACGTGACGATTCCGCACAAGCAGGCGGTGGTGCCGCTGATGGACGAGGTGTCGGTGGAGGCCGAGGCCGTGGGGGCTGTGAATACGATTGTGCGTCTGCCGGACGGGCAGCTGCGGGGCGACAACACCGATGCGGCAGGCTTTCTGGATCCGCTGGAGCGCCGCTATGGCGATGCGCTGGAGGGGGCGTCGGCGCTGGTGCTGGGCGCGGGCGGCGCGGCGCGGGCGGTGGTGTACGCCCTCCTCACGCGGTATGCGGTGCGCCGCTGTACGATTGCTGCGCGCCGGGCAGCGCAGGCGGAGGCCCTGCGTGAGGCCATGACGCTCTACGACAGCAGCGGCGGCCTCCGCACGACGACGTTTGCCGACGCCGCCGATGCGATGCCGCAGCATCGCCTGATCGTAAATGCGACGCCCGTGGGCATGACACCGGATACCGAGGCGCGTCCGGTACCGGCCGCGGGGTGGGCGTCGGGGCACATCGCGTACGACCTGGTCTACACGCCGCGCACCACGCGCTTTTTGCGGGATGCCGACGCGGCGGGGGCCGACACGGTGGGGGGCATCGAGATGCTCATCGGGCAGGCCGCGGCGGCGTACCATCAGTGGACGGATCGCACGATGCCGCTTGATGTTGTGCGGGCGGCGCTCAACGCGAGCCGGTCGTAG
- a CDS encoding capsule assembly Wzi family protein — protein MNTVNYWIACVLCGVLWGVGPGAAPVQAQRIQAQAGLTAIGGTDDLGPFWIVSNRYGRFGRAGQGVVGDAAVWVQPRAGRRWDVSGGLHVVGRGSEQSALYAQAWYLTGHAGPFALTAGQQATVQGHIDTTLSLGGTTWSKNALPVPRIALYTPDYVSVPFTNDYVAVRGLLSHGWMPADRFVSNAYLHQKQAYLRLLPPRGPVQLHLGVIQNVMWAGTHPQAGELADGWDAFWKVLITEELEGNENVGPEGTDSGVGNTVAAYDVAVTAQGAGWRAKGYRQFYIDTAAGRRFRNFWDGLWGLSLRRATTGHWLDAVLYEHVRFVRQNAVWGASGKKGQRGREIYYNNYLYREGWTRAGRVIGLPLALTDAYAPRLANASDGFPVTNNIIVAHHLGVAGHVAPRWTYRAFLTYSRNHGMLFNPQPRRDQVSGWLSVRGPLAPRYGLALTAGLAVDAGAVFADRAGLLLGLRWNGAWPGP, from the coding sequence ATGAACACTGTTAACTATTGGATCGCATGCGTGCTCTGTGGCGTGCTGTGGGGCGTGGGCCCGGGCGCGGCCCCCGTACAGGCGCAGCGCATACAGGCACAGGCCGGGCTCACAGCCATTGGGGGGACGGATGACCTCGGGCCGTTCTGGATCGTCTCGAACCGCTACGGGCGCTTCGGGCGGGCCGGGCAGGGCGTGGTGGGCGATGCCGCCGTGTGGGTGCAGCCGCGGGCCGGGCGGAGGTGGGACGTGTCGGGCGGGCTGCATGTGGTGGGGCGCGGAAGCGAGCAGTCGGCGCTCTACGCGCAGGCATGGTACCTCACCGGCCATGCCGGGCCGTTTGCGCTGACGGCCGGTCAGCAGGCCACCGTGCAGGGCCACATCGACACCACCCTCTCGCTGGGCGGCACCACGTGGAGCAAGAACGCGCTTCCGGTGCCGCGCATCGCGCTGTACACCCCCGATTACGTCTCGGTGCCCTTCACCAACGACTACGTAGCCGTCCGCGGTCTGCTGTCGCACGGCTGGATGCCCGCGGACCGCTTCGTCTCGAACGCGTATTTGCACCAGAAGCAAGCCTACCTGCGCCTGTTGCCTCCGCGGGGGCCGGTGCAGCTGCATCTGGGCGTGATCCAGAATGTGATGTGGGCCGGTACGCACCCGCAGGCGGGCGAGCTGGCCGATGGGTGGGATGCGTTCTGGAAGGTGCTCATCACCGAGGAGCTGGAAGGCAACGAGAACGTGGGCCCCGAGGGGACCGACAGCGGCGTGGGCAACACGGTGGCCGCGTACGACGTGGCGGTGACGGCGCAGGGGGCCGGCTGGCGCGCTAAAGGATACCGGCAGTTCTACATCGACACCGCGGCGGGCCGGCGCTTCCGCAATTTTTGGGATGGGCTGTGGGGGCTGAGCCTGCGCCGCGCCACCACGGGCCATTGGCTGGATGCGGTGCTCTACGAGCATGTGCGTTTTGTGCGGCAGAACGCGGTGTGGGGTGCGTCCGGGAAGAAGGGCCAACGCGGCCGCGAAATCTACTACAACAACTACCTCTACCGGGAGGGGTGGACCCGCGCGGGCCGCGTGATTGGCCTGCCGCTTGCCCTCACCGATGCCTATGCGCCCCGGCTGGCCAATGCGTCCGATGGCTTTCCGGTGACCAACAACATCATCGTGGCGCACCACCTGGGCGTGGCCGGGCATGTGGCGCCGCGGTGGACGTACCGCGCGTTTCTGACGTACAGCCGCAACCACGGGATGCTGTTCAACCCGCAGCCGCGCCGCGATCAGGTGAGCGGGTGGCTGTCGGTGCGCGGCCCGCTCGCTCCGCGCTACGGCCTGGCGCTCACCGCCGGGCTGGCCGTGGATGCCGGCGCGGTGTTTGCCGACCGTGCCGGGCTGCTGCTCGGCCTGCGGTGGAACGGCGCTTGGCCCGGACCATGA
- a CDS encoding MaoC family dehydratase, translating to MPNTYDTIQVGDSFTWDRVITAEDVKMFAEVTGDDNPIHVDEAYAAEHSRFGRPVVHGVLLLGLISKVLGRDFPGHGSIAVGISCRFLRPVPVGAEVTVEIKVAEKLEARKHIKVKVYVYRDGKMALGGEGRVIPPEGESEELPVEEAA from the coding sequence ATGCCCAACACATACGACACGATTCAAGTTGGCGACTCGTTCACGTGGGACCGCGTGATCACCGCCGAGGACGTAAAGATGTTTGCCGAGGTCACCGGCGACGACAATCCCATTCATGTCGACGAGGCGTACGCAGCAGAGCACTCGCGGTTTGGTCGCCCGGTGGTGCACGGCGTGCTGCTCTTGGGCCTCATCTCGAAGGTGCTGGGGCGCGACTTTCCGGGCCACGGCAGCATCGCGGTGGGCATCTCGTGCCGGTTTTTGCGTCCGGTGCCGGTGGGCGCGGAGGTGACGGTCGAGATTAAGGTGGCCGAGAAGCTGGAGGCCCGCAAGCACATCAAGGTGAAGGTGTACGTGTACCGCGACGGCAAGATGGCGCTGGGCGGCGAGGGCCGCGTGATTCCGCCCGAGGGCGAGAGCGAGGAGCTGCCGGTGGAGGAGGCCGCGTAG
- a CDS encoding GNAT family N-acetyltransferase: MTIRPVRTDDDWEGARAVRRRVFIEAQDCPPAEEWDGHDAASRHLVGVQDGAVIATARWRSVPHHEQIVAKLERFAVLPAHRGHGYGRALVQATLDDARAAGFGTFLLHAQAHLEAFYASFGFRPTGRRFTEVGIPHVEMIRTD, translated from the coding sequence ATGACGATTCGTCCGGTACGCACCGACGACGACTGGGAGGGCGCGCGCGCCGTGCGGCGGCGCGTCTTTATTGAGGCGCAAGACTGCCCGCCGGCGGAGGAGTGGGACGGCCACGACGCGGCGAGCCGCCACCTGGTGGGCGTGCAGGACGGCGCCGTCATCGCCACGGCGCGCTGGCGCAGCGTGCCGCACCACGAACAGATTGTGGCCAAGCTGGAGCGCTTTGCGGTGCTGCCGGCCCACCGCGGCCACGGCTACGGCCGCGCGCTGGTGCAGGCCACGCTCGATGATGCGCGGGCGGCCGGGTTTGGGACGTTTCTGCTGCACGCGCAGGCCCACCTGGAGGCGTTCTACGCGTCGTTCGGGTTTCGCCCGACGGGCCGCCGCTTCACGGAGGTGGGCATCCCCCACGTCGAGATGATCCGCACCGATTAG